In the genome of Leishmania braziliensis MHOM/BR/75/M2904 contig, possible fusion of chromosomes 20 and 34, one region contains:
- a CDS encoding putative tuzin, producing the protein MAVRAFFEKSGSATAAPIAGGVVKARIAGSTYAVHLQHLFLSPIVEVGSRVYVEHGRDEECVGAAVGSVVVRVNGNGTYGVLLDNNRLDTAVPAEMVVLSEARAKLVSGAEYGEVVAWLRTAGVARRAHQESIACILYQRGWRVDRLYLRPLMHCMTHIPRAVRMCVLDKSEWQRDHHRQMRGLLRERVKERDFRYTLTKYSGVVSASVALLGIAFAFGWNMTTYRTQQRAHQLSVTVRTLTQPLNLDQSALQAAPLMVRQGASRDREESAVRRMLHRLDAAHPRIPVFTRPHGCGKSTVWRSAVLKKGVPHVCVDVRGTEDTLRSVVKALGVEVCGDLLDFVEEACRMARAARGETPLLLLRLREGSSLQRVYRDVAALAFDRRVCHVVMEVPTEALSMASAGLPRLDLCVIPAFSREEAFAHTRRAIDPVSLGPSLDVVGVSRSDVDDVIAAVRQRRSIRMRGY; encoded by the exons ATGGCGGTGCGTGCTTTCTTcgagaagagcggcagcgccactgcggcgCCCATCGCAGGCGGGGTCGTCAAGGCCAGGATCGCTGGATCGACCTACGCCGttcacctgcagcacctctttctctcgccgaTTGTCGAGGTTGGGTCTCGCGTCTACGTTGAGCACGGCCGGGACGAGGAGTGCGTCGGAGCCGCGGTGGGTAGCGTCGTGGTGCGTGTCAACGGCAACGGAACGTATGGGGTGTTGCTCGATAACAACAGGCTCGACACGGCTGTTCCCGCAGAgatggtggtgctgtcgGAGGCCCGCGCCAAGCTTGTGAGTGGCGCCGAGTACGgcgaggtggtggcgtggcTACGCACGGCTGGAGTGGCGCGACGAGCGCACCAGGAGAGCATTGCGTGCATCCTCTATCAGCGCGGGTGGCGCGTGGATCGGCTTTACTTACGACCTCTG ATGCACTGCATGACGCACATACCCCGAgcggtgcgcatgtgcgtgttgGATAAGTCGGAGTGGCAGCGAGACCACCATCGGCAGATGCGGGGGCTGCTTAGGGAGCGGGTCAAGGAGCGGGACTTCCGCTACACGCTTACCAAGTACAGCGGTGTGGTAAGCGCGTCCGTGGCACTCCTCGGTATTGCCTTCGCGTTTGGGTGGAACATGACGACCTatcgcacgcagcagcgcgcgcatCAGCTATCAGTCACCGTCAGGACGCTCACGCAGCCACTGAATCTCGACCAGAGCGCCCTACAGGCGGCCCCGTTGATGGTGCGGCAAGGCGCGTCGCGCGACCGAGAGGAGAGTGCGGTTCGGCGTATGCTGCATCGgctcgatgcggcgcaccCCCGCATCCCTGTCTTCACGAGACCCCACGGGTGCGGCAAGAGCACAgtgtggcgcagcgccgtgctgAAGAAGGGCGTgccgcacgtgtgcgtcgACGTCCGCGGCACCGAGgacacgctgcgcagcgttgTCAAGGCGCTGGGcgtggaggtgtgcggcGACCTGCTGGActttgtggaggaggcgtgccGGATGGCCCGCGCTGCGAGGGGCgagacgccgctgctcttgctgcggctgcgcgagggCAGCAGCTTGCAGCGGGTGTACAGGGACGTGGCCGCGCTGGCGTTCGACCGCCGTGTGTGCCATGTTGTGATGGAGGTGCCCACTGAGGCGCTCAGCATGGCAAGCGCtgggctgccgcggctggaCCTCTGCGTCATTCCCGCGTTCAGCCGCGAGGAGGCCTTCGCCCACACGCGGCGCGCCATCGACCCCGTCAGCCTCGGCCCCTCCTTGGACGTCGTTGGGGTGagccgcagcgacgtggacgaCGTGATTGCCGCTGTGCGTCAGCGGCGCAGTATACGAATGCGAGGCTACTGA
- a CDS encoding putative amastin-like surface protein, translating into MELNTVFVVYAALQFIAFVFVVVGTPIDMFRVKPMFREGTVPCLTLWGGKFHCFDLSYDFRPEYVFVNCTNRLMRFRVAEAFAIISIFLYGAAFVLGVLMLLCCPLLRWICLGLNIVGAVTLGVVWASMSVAYTVDEMNCSMLSFEFHYGAGFALFVAAWVLDIINIFVVVLSICTTASAESGQVEHKE; encoded by the coding sequence ATGGAGTTGAATACCGTCTTTGTGGTCTACGCGGCCCTCCAGTTCATCGCGTTCGTctttgtggtggtggggacgCCGATCGACATGTTTCGCGTCAAACCGATGTTTCGGGAGGGTACTGTGCCATGCTTGACTTTATGGGGAGGGAAGTTTCACTGTTTCGATCTCTCGTACGATTTCAGACCTGAGTATGTGTTTGTGAACTGTACAAACCGCCTGATGCGTTTCCGAGTTGCTGAGGCGTTCGCTATCATCTCCATCTTTCTGTACGGCGCGGCGTTCGTCCTGGGCGTCCTcatgctgctctgctgccctcTCTTACGCTGGATATGCCTGGGGCTCAACATTGTTGGTGCCGTCACCTTGGGCGTTGTCTGGGCTTCCATGTCGGTGGCCTACACTGTCGATGAGATGAACTGCTCAATGTTGAGTTTTGAGTTTCATTATGGTGCcggcttcgctctcttcgtgGCAGCCTGGGTGCTGGATATAATTAACATCTTTGTCGTGGTGCTGTCAATCTGCACTACGGCTTCCGCTGAAAGTGGCCAGGTGGAACACAAGGAGTGA